The Phoenix dactylifera cultivar Barhee BC4 chromosome 12, palm_55x_up_171113_PBpolish2nd_filt_p, whole genome shotgun sequence genome has a window encoding:
- the LOC120112793 gene encoding proteinase inhibitor-like, whose protein sequence is MGKNCRTPPDPYGQGCPGKKAWPELVGFRADLVAKRIQTENFYVTNIVILATSAALAGAGLAGEPPHIMQVECCNRVYLLVDENNNVVNVPSLG, encoded by the exons ATGGGGAAAAATTGTCGCACGCCCCCTGATCCTTATGGTCAGGGATGCCCCG GGAAGAAGGCATGGCCAGAGCTGGTAGGGTTCAGGGCGGACTTGGTGGCGAAGAGGATACAGACCGAGAATTTTTACGTCACCAACATCGTCATTTTGGCTACGAGTGCTGCCCTCGCTGGTGCTGGTCTCGCTGGGGAACCTCCCCATATCATGCAGGTTGAGTGCTGCAACCGAGTCTATCTTCTTGTTGATGAGAATAACAATGTGGTGAATGTCCCCTCTCTGGGTTGA
- the LOC120112792 gene encoding proteinase inhibitor-like gives MGGYCRRSPDPSGLACPGKMAWLELMGKTANEAVRMIEDDNRYIDNVVVVHERPPGVPSDEVQCCNRVFLIVNDQNIVVEFPYVG, from the exons ATGGGAGGTTATTGTCGTAGGTCTCCGGACCCTAGCGGTTTGGCATGCCCCG GGAAGATGGCATGGTTGGAGCTGATGGGGAAGACGGCGAACGAGGCGGTGAGGATGATAGAGGACGATAATAGGTACATCGATAACGTCGTCGTGGTGCATGAGAGGCCCCCTGGTGTTCCTTCCGACGAAGTTCAGTGCTGCAACCGAGTCTTTCTTATTGTTAATGACCAAAACATAGTGGTGGAGTTCCCCTATGTTGGTTGA